Genomic DNA from Candidatus Hydrogenedentota bacterium:
TCTTCTATTCCCCGGGTGTGCTTTAACAAAGTCCAGCACGAATGATCTGAAGTAAGAGCCCGCGACATAATAAGATAGCGAACGTCGACGCATTGCGCCAGAAAATGCCTGTGACTGTACGTTGACGCCGCGGGCAGTTTGTATGTGCCCCGCCGCCATCGGTATCATACACCGTCTATAGGCCGACCCGAAACGCTCGCGCAAAAGATAATGTCTAAATCGATGGTCCTGTAGACCTGGTGCAGACAGGTCGTTCCAGAGAGATCGTCAGGCAAAACACACTGCTTACAGGAAACCGTGACTCGACGTCATAAATCAACGGAACGTTTCACGCCGTTCCAAAGGATTGTGGCCATTTGGGTAGCCGTCGCAGCGGCGATCGTGCTCGCGCTTATCCTTACGCCGCGGCGGGAACCTCCGCCCAAGCCGTCCACCATCTCGTTTGGCGACCGCCCGAGTGACAGAGCCGGCCGGTCCCGGCGCGGAGATGCCTTCCGGCGCGGACGTTCCGGTTCGGCGAATTCACCCGGCTCAACCAGCGGGAAGGAGGCCGAGCAAGATCCCTTTGTCATTTTCGGCGTGGTGCGTGCCGCAGATTCGGGGAAACCGATCCAGGACGCCTACATCCGCTCCCTATTGGTACCCGCCCCGGAGGACGGCGCTAGCGATGGGGATTCCAAACAAGAGGTAGAAATAACGCCGGCGATGATGGATTCGGCGCGCGGGCTTCGAAGAAGCACCAAGTCGAATGAGCAGGGCCAATATGCCTTGCCTGCGCCAAGACCCGGTAAGTACGTGGTTCAGGCAAGCCGCGCCGGATTCCTCACCCGCCAGGAAATCGTCGAGATTCCCGAAGGCGCGGAGAAAGAACAGCGCCTCGACATCACGCTGTCGAAAGGGGCCTCGATCACAGGACGCGTCACCGAGGCGGGCAATAACAAGGGCATCCCCCTTATCACCCTCAACGCCAACAGCGACAGCGGAACAAACAACGCCGAAGGAGAATCCAACGCCGACGGAACGTACGAGATCAGCGGTTTGTTGCCGGGAACTTACCAGGTCTCCCTGGATTTGACCCGGCAGCCCTATAAAGCGCCGGGCACAATCCCCGTCCGCAACGTAGTCATCGAGACGCCCGATCAAACCGTGAAAGATGTCAACTTCATTCTCTCGCCGGCCGGGACGGTGTGGGGGTATGTCACGGACACCAGCAAGCAGCCGGTGCAAAGGACTCAGGTCTATCTGTGCACGTCCGAGAGCCTCATTTCGCAAGCGCTGGACGCGATGGTGCATCGGGCGCCTCCCCTCCACAGCCGTTCCGAGGAAGACGGATACTACGAGCTGATCGGGGTGCCGTTGAACCAGGAATGGCGGGTTTATGCGGACTCCGATGAACACGCGCCGCAACTCACCGACCCGTTCCTTCTGACCGAGGCGGCACGGTCCGCCCGGGTGGACATCCACGTCATGTCGGGCACGTCGGTATACGGCCGCGTCATCGACCAGAACGGCAGCCCTGTTGCACGGGCAAGCGCGCTCTGCGTACCCTCCTACTCGAAACTTTTCCAGCGCATGAACGAAGCCCGCGCGTTCCGCAACTGCAAAACGGAGGACGACGGCAGCTTCGTCATCGCAAACCTGCCGCCGGGTGACTACCAGCTCCTCGCGCAGAAGGAGGGTTACAAGATCGCGGTCATGGGGGACCCCGTATATGCGGATGGTTTCAACGACATCCACGGTTTTGACGTGGTTTTGTCGGCTGTGGACAGCGGCAACTTCGTCGTGTATGGAATTGTCACCGACACAGCGGGCCGGCCCATTCCCGGAGTCAAACTCACACTTGCCGGCCTGGGAACCGAATCCATGAGCGCGACCGAGTTAGACACCGAAACCGACCAGCTCGGCGAGTTCGGGTTCTACGGCGTCGAAGCGGGATTTCTCGTATTGACCGCGCATAAGGAAGGGTATGCCTCCAAACAAGTCAACGAAGTGAAGCTGGACACGCCGACCAGCATCATCATGGAGGCGTGCGGGTCGGTCCGCGGAACCGTGTTGGTCCGGGAAACCGGGCGGCCTCCGGAACGGTACAACCTGCGAGCCGTGCCAGCGGACTCGCAAGAGGGAGGACTCGGACTGGCTCTCTTCTCCTCCGGAGATATGAGCAATTCGCGCAGTTTCGACAAACCGGACGGAAGCTTCGAGCTGTCGCTCTCGGCAGGTGCTTACACCGTCGAGGCCAGCGCGCAAGGGTTCACCCCGGGCCGCCAGGAAATCACTGTGGCGGAGGGACAGCGTCTTGAGGGCGTAAACCTGTATGTAAGCCAGGCGGGCGGCGCTATCGAGGGGCAGGTGCGGACCACGGATGGCGGGGTGCCCGCGGGGGCGACTGTATGGATTACCGCGGCGGGCGCGTCGCAATTCGGCCGTCTGGCCGATATGATAGCCCAAACGCAGCGCGGCGGCGTGCAGGTGGGCGCGGATGGACGATTCGAATTCCGCAACCTCGCTGACGGCACGTACACCGTGTATGGGCAAGCCGAAGGGTACGCCCAGGGCAACAGCGGCCCTGTGCAGATCGCCCAAAGCCGGACCGTCTCAGGGGTAGTCGTGTCGCTAGGCGGAGGCGGACGCCTGCAGGGCTACGTCACCCGCAATGGCGCATATCTGCCGGGCGCCATCGTCACGGT
This window encodes:
- a CDS encoding carboxypeptidase regulatory-like domain-containing protein is translated as MTRRHKSTERFTPFQRIVAIWVAVAAAIVLALILTPRREPPPKPSTISFGDRPSDRAGRSRRGDAFRRGRSGSANSPGSTSGKEAEQDPFVIFGVVRAADSGKPIQDAYIRSLLVPAPEDGASDGDSKQEVEITPAMMDSARGLRRSTKSNEQGQYALPAPRPGKYVVQASRAGFLTRQEIVEIPEGAEKEQRLDITLSKGASITGRVTEAGNNKGIPLITLNANSDSGTNNAEGESNADGTYEISGLLPGTYQVSLDLTRQPYKAPGTIPVRNVVIETPDQTVKDVNFILSPAGTVWGYVTDTSKQPVQRTQVYLCTSESLISQALDAMVHRAPPLHSRSEEDGYYELIGVPLNQEWRVYADSDEHAPQLTDPFLLTEAARSARVDIHVMSGTSVYGRVIDQNGSPVARASALCVPSYSKLFQRMNEARAFRNCKTEDDGSFVIANLPPGDYQLLAQKEGYKIAVMGDPVYADGFNDIHGFDVVLSAVDSGNFVVYGIVTDTAGRPIPGVKLTLAGLGTESMSATELDTETDQLGEFGFYGVEAGFLVLTAHKEGYASKQVNEVKLDTPTSIIMEACGSVRGTVLVRETGRPPERYNLRAVPADSQEGGLGLALFSSGDMSNSRSFDKPDGSFELSLSAGAYTVEASAQGFTPGRQEITVAEGQRLEGVNLYVSQAGGAIEGQVRTTDGGVPAGATVWITAAGASQFGRLADMIAQTQRGGVQVGADGRFEFRNLADGTYTVYGQAEGYAQGNSGPVQIAQSRTVSGVVVSLGGGGRLQGYVTRNGAYLPGAIVTVIGNGISEMASADQNGQYVIDGLAAGSYMATAVSFEGRGTDLFSPMHAQVVIREGETTVHNFGEEGGATVQGLCTPAPTSGVLGFAIVRIPGSSSAMTGLNLTNPADWFSGQGADGAPSVIGMSPIRGDGFFQVENCPDGSYQLDIMYVNIGEAMAGTGRPRASLPVTIQNGETVELNVTLPES